The Streptomyces sp. NBC_01244 genome contains a region encoding:
- a CDS encoding PPOX class F420-dependent oxidoreductase, with translation MTIEELGRARYVSLTTFRKDGTAVATPVWAVADAGELYVWTRDDAWKVKRIRNDARVTVVACDVRGRVADGAAVTEGEARLLDAAGLKRVRKLMTRKYTWQFWMLDVPAAVVRRERPHTAIAVTFAPPAVKL, from the coding sequence ATGACGATCGAGGAACTGGGCCGAGCGAGGTACGTCAGTCTCACCACCTTCCGCAAGGACGGCACGGCGGTGGCCACGCCGGTGTGGGCCGTGGCCGATGCCGGCGAGCTGTACGTGTGGACGCGCGACGACGCGTGGAAGGTGAAGCGGATCCGCAACGACGCGCGGGTCACCGTCGTGGCCTGTGACGTACGCGGACGGGTGGCCGACGGGGCCGCCGTGACCGAGGGTGAGGCGCGGCTGCTGGACGCGGCGGGGCTGAAGCGGGTCCGGAAGCTGATGACGCGCAAGTACACGTGGCAGTTCTGGATGCTGGACGTACCGGCCGCCGTGGTCCGGCGCGAGCGCCCGCACACCGCGATCGCGGTCACCTTTGCCCCGCCCGCCGTCAAGCTTTGA
- a CDS encoding alginate lyase family protein, with product MNASASKRLGLGLVGALLAGGLLLAACAAPEGRAHAKDPGDVVFRHPGVVVSHTRLQHAQQMVAAGKEPWNSAYQALLKSRYASLDYEAHPADVVPCLFDSGPQSCLDERRDAIAAYTHALLWSVNGKASHARKAVQIMDGWSAVMKRHAEDNAGLQAAWSGSTWARAAEIVHADYPSWGDGRVARFKEMLRTAYLPAVRAQVPAYNGNWELAMTDAALSISVFLEDRAVFKESLERFRERVPAYFYLKRDGAHPLAPPRTGIDSPDKVASYWFGQGTYVDGIAQETCRNLMHVGYALAASAHIAETAWHQGVDLYGEQGERLRAALEFHSKYQLGEEAPGWLCGGKLERTMGPDLEVALQHYAVRAGAKLPYTRELVGKTRPAGTDDLFVAWETLTHGEAVAPMAAPAPVG from the coding sequence ATGAACGCATCCGCATCCAAGCGACTCGGCCTCGGACTCGTGGGCGCCCTCCTCGCGGGCGGCCTGCTGCTCGCGGCGTGCGCCGCCCCCGAAGGCCGAGCCCACGCCAAGGACCCGGGCGACGTGGTCTTCCGCCACCCGGGCGTCGTCGTCAGCCACACCCGGCTCCAGCACGCGCAGCAGATGGTCGCGGCCGGCAAGGAGCCGTGGAACTCGGCGTACCAGGCGCTCCTCAAGAGCCGCTACGCCTCCCTCGACTACGAGGCGCACCCCGCCGACGTGGTGCCCTGCCTCTTCGACTCGGGCCCGCAGTCCTGCCTCGACGAACGGCGGGACGCGATCGCCGCGTACACCCACGCCCTGCTGTGGTCGGTCAACGGCAAGGCCTCCCACGCCCGCAAGGCCGTGCAGATCATGGACGGCTGGTCGGCCGTGATGAAACGTCACGCCGAGGACAACGCGGGCCTCCAGGCCGCCTGGTCCGGCTCTACTTGGGCGCGCGCCGCCGAAATCGTCCACGCCGACTACCCGAGTTGGGGGGACGGACGGGTCGCCCGCTTCAAGGAGATGCTGCGCACCGCCTACCTCCCGGCCGTCCGCGCGCAGGTGCCGGCGTACAACGGCAACTGGGAACTGGCCATGACCGACGCCGCCCTGAGCATCTCCGTCTTCCTGGAAGACCGGGCCGTCTTCAAGGAGTCCCTGGAGCGGTTCCGGGAGCGCGTCCCGGCGTACTTCTACCTCAAGCGGGACGGCGCGCACCCGCTGGCCCCGCCGCGCACCGGCATCGACTCGCCGGACAAGGTCGCGTCGTACTGGTTCGGCCAGGGGACCTACGTCGACGGCATCGCCCAGGAGACCTGCCGCAACCTGATGCACGTCGGCTACGCGCTCGCGGCGTCCGCGCACATCGCGGAGACGGCCTGGCACCAGGGCGTCGACCTGTACGGGGAGCAGGGCGAGCGGCTCCGGGCGGCGCTGGAGTTCCACTCGAAGTACCAGCTGGGGGAAGAGGCCCCCGGGTGGCTCTGCGGCGGCAAGCTGGAGCGCACGATGGGCCCCGACCTGGAAGTGGCGCTCCAGCACTATGCGGTGCGGGCGGGCGCGAAACTTCCGTACACCCGCGAGCTGGTCGGGAAGACGCGGCCGGCCGGGACGGACGACCTGTTCGTGGCGTGGGAGACCCTCACCCACGGGGAGGCGGTGGCGCCGATGGCGGCCCCGGCTCCGGTCGGCTAG
- a CDS encoding cytochrome P450, translating into MDHVRERASDTPDVFDPRLYAEGVPYERYRLLRDHRPVAWQSEPEVLGWPAGPGFWAVTRHADVVRVLRDHRTYSSHLGATQIRDPDPADLPFLRRTMLNQDPPEHGTLRRTVARAFTPARVDAFAARVRGRARTLLRAARDGAEDGAADLVRTVTDEYALLNLTDLLGVPAADRGLLLEWTVRIIGYQDPEGAGDAPAPLPGPDGKPLNPRSPALLGEMFAYARELAAHKRAHPGDDVMTALALAGLEDAELEMYFFLLTVAGNDTVRSAAPGGLLALARDPDAYAGLADGRAPLDRAVEELLRVHPPVLSFRRTAAADTELAGQPIRAGDKVVVFHASANHDERVFTDPGRLDLGRAPNPHVSFGDGPHVCLGAHFARLQLRVLYEEWAAAMPVPELAGPPRRLVSNFINGITRLPLRVSGPAG; encoded by the coding sequence ATGGACCATGTCAGGGAACGGGCCTCGGACACCCCCGACGTCTTCGACCCGCGCCTCTACGCCGAAGGCGTCCCGTACGAGCGCTACCGGCTGCTGCGCGACCACCGCCCGGTGGCCTGGCAGAGCGAGCCGGAGGTGCTCGGCTGGCCCGCCGGCCCCGGCTTCTGGGCCGTCACCCGGCACGCCGACGTGGTCCGGGTGCTGCGCGACCACCGCACGTACTCCTCGCACCTGGGCGCCACCCAGATCCGCGACCCCGACCCGGCCGACCTGCCCTTCCTGCGGCGCACCATGCTCAACCAGGATCCCCCGGAGCACGGCACCCTGCGCCGGACCGTGGCCCGCGCCTTCACCCCGGCCCGCGTCGACGCCTTCGCCGCCCGGGTCCGCGGCCGGGCCCGTACGCTGCTGCGCGCCGCCCGCGACGGCGCCGAGGACGGGGCCGCCGACCTGGTGCGCACCGTCACCGACGAGTACGCGCTGCTGAACCTCACCGACCTGCTGGGCGTCCCGGCCGCGGACCGGGGGCTGCTCCTGGAGTGGACCGTACGGATCATCGGATATCAGGATCCCGAGGGTGCGGGGGATGCCCCGGCCCCGCTTCCCGGCCCGGACGGGAAGCCGCTGAACCCGCGCTCGCCGGCGCTGCTGGGGGAGATGTTCGCGTACGCCCGCGAACTGGCCGCCCACAAAAGGGCCCACCCCGGCGACGACGTGATGACCGCCCTCGCGCTCGCCGGACTGGAGGACGCGGAGCTGGAGATGTACTTCTTCCTGCTCACCGTCGCGGGCAACGACACCGTGCGCAGCGCCGCGCCCGGCGGCCTGCTCGCCCTGGCCCGCGACCCGGACGCCTACGCCGGACTCGCCGACGGCCGGGCCCCGTTGGACCGGGCCGTCGAGGAACTCCTGCGCGTCCACCCGCCGGTGCTGAGCTTTCGCCGCACCGCCGCCGCCGACACCGAGCTCGCCGGGCAGCCGATCCGGGCCGGCGACAAGGTGGTGGTCTTCCACGCATCCGCCAACCACGACGAGCGCGTCTTCACCGACCCCGGCCGCCTCGATCTGGGCCGCGCCCCCAACCCGCACGTCTCCTTCGGCGACGGCCCGCACGTGTGCCTCGGCGCGCACTTCGCCCGGCTCCAGCTCCGCGTCCTCTACGAGGAGTGGGCCGCCGCCATGCCGGTACCGGAACTGGCCGGCCCGCCGCGCCGGTTGGTGTCGAACTTCATCAACGGGATCACGCGGCTGCCGCTGCGGGTGTCCGGGCCGGCCGGGTGA
- the ggt gene encoding gamma-glutamyltransferase → MRGPAARQLALIALAGALVSTGADAPPSQSAAPPKVPVATGYGGAVASVDADASAVGIAVLRSGGNAVDAAVATAAALGVTEPYSAGIGGGGYFVYYDARSGRVRTIDGRETAPATATAALFQENGLPIPFAEGQTSGRGVGVPGTPATWQSALESWGTRSLGHLLKPAEKLAREGFAVDSTFRAQTALNEARFRDFPDTRKLFLPGGALPVVGSTFKNPDLAATYAELGRKGAGALYRGPLAEDIVRAVRTPPVDPDATRVVRSGDLTTGDLRAYATKRQDPTRVGYRGLDVYSMAPSSSGGTTVGEALNILERTDLGSLTEAQYLHRFIESSRISFADRGRWVGDPAAEDVPTKELLSQQYADTRGCLIDPAEALTSPLAPGDPRNPVACGGGGQAAPTTFEGENTTHLTVADRWGNVVSYTLTIESTGGSAITVPGRGFLLNNELTDFSFAPAASGVPDPNLPGPGKRPRSSMSPTIVLEHGRPVLALGSPGGATIITTVLQTLTGHLDRGLPLVEAIAAPRASQRNQTTTELEPGLWNSPVRAELEALGQGFRQNPEIGAATGVQRLPDGRWRAAAETTRRGGGSAMVVHPSGGR, encoded by the coding sequence ATGCGTGGTCCCGCCGCACGTCAGTTAGCGCTCATCGCGCTCGCCGGGGCGCTCGTCTCGACCGGGGCGGACGCCCCGCCGTCGCAGAGCGCCGCCCCGCCGAAGGTCCCGGTCGCCACCGGCTACGGCGGGGCCGTCGCCAGCGTCGACGCCGACGCCAGCGCCGTCGGCATCGCCGTCCTGCGCTCCGGAGGCAACGCCGTGGACGCCGCCGTGGCGACGGCCGCCGCACTGGGGGTCACCGAGCCGTACTCCGCCGGCATCGGCGGGGGCGGCTACTTCGTGTACTACGACGCCCGGTCGGGCCGGGTGCGCACCATCGACGGCCGCGAGACCGCCCCGGCGACGGCCACCGCCGCGCTGTTCCAGGAGAACGGCCTGCCCATCCCCTTCGCCGAGGGCCAGACCAGCGGCCGCGGCGTCGGAGTTCCCGGCACCCCGGCGACCTGGCAGAGCGCGCTGGAGTCCTGGGGCACCCGTTCGCTCGGCCACCTCCTCAAGCCCGCCGAGAAGCTGGCCCGCGAGGGCTTCGCCGTGGACTCCACCTTCCGGGCCCAGACCGCGCTCAACGAGGCCCGGTTCCGGGACTTCCCCGACACGAGGAAGCTCTTCCTGCCCGGCGGGGCCCTCCCGGTGGTCGGCTCCACCTTCAAGAACCCCGATCTGGCCGCCACTTACGCCGAGCTCGGCCGCAAGGGCGCCGGCGCGCTCTACCGGGGTCCGCTGGCCGAGGACATCGTCCGGGCGGTGCGCACGCCCCCGGTGGACCCGGATGCCACCCGCGTGGTCCGCTCCGGCGATCTGACCACCGGGGACCTGCGCGCGTACGCGACCAAGCGGCAGGACCCGACCCGGGTCGGCTACCGCGGCCTGGACGTCTACAGCATGGCCCCGTCCTCCTCCGGCGGCACCACCGTCGGCGAGGCGCTGAACATCCTGGAGCGCACCGACCTCGGCTCGCTCACCGAAGCCCAGTACCTGCACCGGTTCATCGAGTCCTCCCGGATCTCCTTCGCCGACCGGGGCCGGTGGGTCGGCGACCCGGCCGCCGAGGACGTGCCCACGAAGGAACTGCTCTCGCAGCAGTACGCGGACACGCGCGGCTGCCTCATCGACCCGGCCGAGGCGCTGACCAGCCCGCTGGCTCCGGGCGATCCCCGCAACCCGGTCGCCTGCGGCGGCGGCGGGCAGGCCGCCCCGACCACGTTCGAGGGGGAGAACACCACGCACCTGACCGTCGCCGACCGCTGGGGCAACGTGGTCTCCTACACGCTGACCATCGAGTCCACCGGCGGCAGCGCCATCACCGTCCCGGGGCGCGGCTTCCTGCTCAACAACGAGCTGACGGACTTCTCCTTCGCCCCGGCCGCATCCGGCGTCCCCGACCCCAACCTGCCGGGCCCGGGCAAGCGGCCGCGCTCGTCGATGTCCCCGACCATCGTGCTGGAGCACGGACGCCCGGTGCTGGCGCTGGGCTCCCCGGGAGGGGCGACCATCATCACCACGGTGCTCCAGACCCTGACGGGGCACCTGGACCGCGGGCTGCCGCTGGTCGAGGCCATCGCCGCGCCGCGGGCCAGCCAGCGCAACCAGACCACCACCGAGCTGGAGCCGGGCCTGTGGAACAGCCCGGTCCGCGCCGAGCTGGAGGCCCTCGGGCAGGGCTTCCGGCAGAACCCGGAGATCGGCGCGGCCACCGGGGTCCAGCGACTGCCCGACGGGCGGTGGCGGGCCGCGGCCGAGACGACCCGGCGGGGCGGCGGCTCGGCGATGGTGGTGCACCCGAGCGGGGGGCGGTAG
- a CDS encoding helix-turn-helix domain-containing protein: MVRTPLTPEERERGERLGALLRTARGGRSMVEVAASAGLSAETLRKIETGRAPTPAFFTVAALAGALGLSLDEVMRSCALVPV, from the coding sequence ATGGTCCGTACCCCCCTCACCCCCGAAGAGCGCGAGCGCGGCGAGCGGCTGGGCGCCCTGTTGCGCACGGCCCGCGGTGGCCGCAGCATGGTCGAGGTCGCGGCCAGCGCCGGGCTCTCCGCCGAGACCCTCCGCAAGATCGAGACCGGCCGGGCCCCGACCCCGGCCTTCTTCACCGTCGCCGCCCTCGCCGGGGCCCTGGGGCTGTCCCTGGACGAAGTGATGCGGAGTTGCGCCCTCGTGCCCGTGTGA
- the map gene encoding type I methionyl aminopeptidase, translated as MVELKTERSIDQMRAAGRVVAHALAAVRDRAAVGVSLLELDLVAREVLREAGAASPFLGYRPRFAPVPFPAVICASVNDAIVHGIPNDYRLLDGDLVSIDCGAKLAGWVGDAAVSFTVGRARPADLRLIATSEAALAAGIAAARPGNRVGDIAHAIGSVCRAAGYGIPDGFGGHGVGRSMHEEPGVPNEGPAGQGTKLRAGMVIAIEPMLIAGGTDDYACDADGWTLRTVDGTRAAHSEHTVAITAAGPRILTAL; from the coding sequence ATGGTGGAACTGAAGACAGAACGATCGATCGACCAGATGCGCGCCGCCGGCCGCGTGGTCGCGCACGCCCTCGCCGCCGTCCGGGACCGGGCCGCCGTGGGGGTGTCCCTGCTGGAGCTCGACCTGGTCGCACGCGAAGTGCTCCGCGAGGCGGGTGCCGCCTCGCCCTTCCTCGGCTACCGGCCGCGGTTCGCGCCGGTCCCCTTCCCCGCCGTCATCTGCGCCTCCGTCAACGACGCGATCGTGCACGGCATCCCGAACGACTACCGGCTGCTCGACGGCGACCTGGTCAGCATCGACTGCGGCGCGAAACTGGCCGGCTGGGTCGGCGACGCGGCCGTCAGCTTCACCGTGGGCCGGGCCCGCCCCGCCGACCTGCGGCTCATCGCAACCTCCGAGGCGGCCCTCGCGGCGGGCATCGCCGCCGCCCGGCCCGGCAACCGCGTCGGCGACATCGCCCACGCCATCGGCAGCGTCTGCCGCGCCGCCGGGTACGGCATCCCCGACGGCTTCGGCGGCCACGGCGTCGGACGCTCCATGCACGAGGAGCCGGGCGTGCCCAACGAGGGCCCGGCCGGGCAGGGTACGAAGCTGCGCGCCGGCATGGTGATCGCGATCGAGCCGATGCTGATCGCGGGCGGCACGGACGACTACGCCTGCGACGCCGACGGCTGGACCCTGCGGACCGTCGACGGCACCCGCGCCGCGCACTCCGAGCACACGGTCGCGATCACCGCCGCCGGTCCGAGGATCCTCACCGCCCTGTAG
- a CDS encoding MBL fold metallo-hydrolase, with protein MPDLTTARDERLHRPAGIRSLWLGDTKVSYVPDGDVRLRPLSLLPDTTDEVWAAHPEYLDATGHLVASVGGLLVERGDRALLIDAGFGPQTLRAPDGPVGVIHGGALPDSLAALGRAPGDIEAVAFTHLHSDHIGWAVHPSPDDEPPLFPRAEYLIAEPEWDRLDLLAAEGTTERVAALAPRVRTLADGQEVFPGVRVRITPGHTVGHAEYVITGGGRRLIAFGDAVHSPIQIDHPDWSSAFDHDLARTAVHRRRLVAELAEPDTIGFCVHFADVVFGHVRQDGDGPAWHPVDA; from the coding sequence ATGCCCGACTTGACGACGGCGCGCGACGAACGACTGCACCGGCCCGCGGGGATCCGCTCGCTGTGGCTGGGCGATACGAAGGTCTCCTACGTGCCGGACGGCGACGTACGGCTCCGCCCGCTGTCACTGCTCCCGGACACCACCGACGAGGTGTGGGCCGCCCACCCGGAGTACCTGGACGCCACGGGCCACCTCGTGGCGAGCGTCGGCGGACTGCTGGTGGAGCGCGGCGACCGGGCACTGCTGATCGACGCCGGCTTCGGCCCGCAGACGCTCCGGGCGCCGGACGGACCCGTCGGCGTGATCCACGGAGGCGCGCTCCCCGACAGCCTGGCCGCACTCGGCCGCGCCCCCGGGGACATCGAAGCGGTGGCCTTCACCCACCTCCACTCCGACCACATCGGCTGGGCCGTCCACCCTTCCCCCGACGACGAGCCGCCCCTCTTCCCCCGCGCCGAGTACCTGATCGCCGAGCCCGAGTGGGACCGGCTCGACCTCCTGGCGGCCGAGGGCACCACCGAGCGGGTCGCCGCCCTCGCGCCGCGCGTGCGCACCCTCGCGGACGGGCAGGAGGTCTTCCCCGGGGTGCGCGTGCGCATCACCCCCGGTCACACCGTCGGGCACGCCGAGTACGTCATCACCGGGGGCGGCCGGCGCCTGATCGCCTTCGGCGACGCTGTGCACTCGCCGATCCAGATCGACCACCCCGACTGGTCCTCGGCCTTCGACCACGACCTCGCCCGGACCGCCGTCCACCGCCGCCGGCTGGTCGCCGAACTCGCGGAGCCGGACACCATCGGCTTCTGCGTCCACTTCGCCGACGTGGTGTTCGGGCACGTCAGGCAGGACGGGGACGGCCCGGCCTGGCACCCCGTGGACGCCTGA
- the hydA gene encoding dihydropyrimidinase — protein MSIRTLIRGGLVITASDELHADVLIEDGRVAALAAHGTAAAETWTADRTIDASGKYVIPGGVDAHTHMELPFGGTAASDTFETGTRAAAWGGTTTIVDFAVQTPGHALREGLDTWYDKADGKCAVDYAFHMILSDVNERTLKEMDHLVGEGVTSFKLFMAYPGVFYSDDGQILRAMQRASGNGGLIMMHAENGIAIDVLVEQALARGETDPRHHGEVRKVLLEAEATHRAIQLARVAGAPLYVVHVSAEEAVAELAAARDKGLPVFGETCPQYLFLSTDNLEEPDFQGAKYVCSTPLRPREHQAALWRGLRTNDLQVVSTDHCPFCFRGQKELGRGDFSKIPNGLPGVENRMDLLHQAVLDGHISRRRWIEIACATPARMFGLYPQKGTIAPGSDADIVLYDPHAEQVISAETHHMNVDYSAYEGKRITGRVDTVLSRGELVIDRREFTGRAGHGAFIHRSTCQYL, from the coding sequence ATGAGCATCCGCACCCTCATCCGCGGCGGGCTCGTCATCACCGCATCCGACGAGCTCCACGCCGACGTGCTGATCGAGGACGGCCGGGTCGCCGCGCTCGCGGCACACGGCACGGCGGCCGCCGAAACCTGGACGGCCGACCGGACGATCGACGCGAGCGGGAAGTACGTCATCCCCGGCGGGGTCGACGCCCACACCCACATGGAGCTGCCCTTCGGCGGCACGGCGGCCTCCGACACCTTCGAGACCGGCACCCGGGCCGCCGCCTGGGGCGGCACCACCACCATCGTGGACTTCGCCGTCCAGACGCCGGGCCACGCCCTGCGCGAGGGCCTGGACACCTGGTACGACAAGGCCGACGGCAAATGCGCCGTCGACTACGCCTTCCACATGATCCTCTCGGACGTCAACGAGCGGACCCTGAAGGAGATGGACCACCTGGTGGGGGAGGGGGTCACCTCCTTCAAGCTGTTCATGGCGTACCCCGGGGTCTTCTACAGCGACGACGGGCAGATCCTGCGCGCGATGCAGCGGGCCTCGGGCAACGGCGGACTGATCATGATGCACGCCGAGAACGGCATCGCGATCGACGTCCTCGTCGAACAGGCCCTGGCCCGCGGGGAGACCGACCCCCGCCACCACGGCGAGGTCCGCAAGGTCCTCCTCGAAGCCGAGGCCACCCACCGCGCCATCCAGCTCGCCCGGGTCGCCGGCGCGCCCCTCTACGTCGTGCACGTCTCGGCGGAGGAGGCGGTCGCGGAGCTGGCGGCGGCCCGGGACAAGGGGCTGCCGGTCTTCGGCGAGACCTGTCCGCAGTACCTGTTCCTGTCCACCGACAACCTGGAGGAGCCGGACTTCCAGGGCGCCAAGTACGTCTGCTCCACCCCGCTGCGACCGCGCGAGCACCAGGCGGCACTGTGGCGGGGCCTGCGGACCAACGACCTCCAGGTGGTCTCCACCGACCACTGCCCGTTCTGCTTCCGCGGCCAGAAGGAGCTGGGCCGCGGCGACTTCTCGAAGATCCCCAACGGTCTCCCGGGGGTGGAGAACCGCATGGACCTCCTCCACCAGGCGGTCCTGGACGGGCACATCAGCCGCCGCCGCTGGATCGAGATCGCCTGCGCGACCCCGGCCCGGATGTTCGGCCTCTACCCGCAGAAGGGCACGATCGCGCCGGGCTCCGACGCCGACATCGTCCTCTACGATCCGCACGCCGAGCAGGTCATCTCCGCCGAGACGCACCACATGAACGTGGACTACTCGGCGTACGAGGGCAAGCGGATCACCGGACGCGTCGACACGGTCCTGTCCCGGGGCGAACTCGTCATCGACCGGCGCGAGTTCACGGGCCGCGCCGGCCACGGGGCCTTCATCCACCGCTCCACCTGTCAGTACCTGTAA
- a CDS encoding MarR family winged helix-turn-helix transcriptional regulator, which produces MTIPPQHQVIAERQLCGLVDGLAHRIAEHVRERAATLGLTASQATALREMSGPMTMRELAERMSCEPSNATFVVDKLEKQSLIERHPHPTDRRAKQLVLTPEGAALRTRLLDLLSVDSPVSGLAPEEQSVLRSLLERAVTSR; this is translated from the coding sequence ATGACGATCCCTCCCCAGCACCAGGTCATCGCCGAGCGGCAGCTGTGCGGGCTGGTGGACGGGCTGGCCCACCGGATCGCCGAGCACGTACGGGAGCGCGCCGCCACCCTGGGCCTCACCGCGTCCCAGGCGACCGCGCTGCGCGAGATGAGCGGTCCGATGACCATGCGGGAGCTCGCCGAGCGCATGAGCTGTGAGCCCTCCAACGCCACCTTCGTCGTCGACAAGCTGGAGAAGCAGAGCCTGATCGAGCGGCACCCGCACCCCACCGACCGCCGCGCCAAGCAGCTCGTCCTCACGCCCGAGGGCGCCGCCCTGCGCACCCGGCTCCTCGATCTGCTCTCCGTGGACTCGCCGGTGTCCGGGCTCGCCCCGGAGGAGCAGAGCGTGCTGCGGAGCCTGCTGGAGCGGGCCGTCACCTCCCGCTGA
- a CDS encoding nitrilase-related carbon-nitrogen hydrolase, with the protein MAQVVRAALVQATWTGDTESMIAKHEEHARRAAAQGAQIIGFQEVFNAPYFCQVQEPEHYRWAEAVPDGPTVRRMQDLARETGMVIVVPVFELESEGFYYNTAAVIDADGSYLGKYRKHHIPQVRGFWEKYYFRPGNLGFPVFDTAVGRIGVYICYDRHFPEGWRELGLAGAQLVYNPSATSRGLSGYLWQLEQPASAVANEYFVAAINRVGQEEYGDNDFYGTSYFVDPRGQFVGEVASDKEEELLVRDLDFDLIKEVRDQWAFYRDRRPDAYGGLVQP; encoded by the coding sequence ATGGCCCAAGTCGTCCGCGCCGCACTCGTCCAGGCCACCTGGACCGGAGACACCGAGTCGATGATCGCCAAACACGAGGAGCACGCCCGCCGGGCCGCCGCCCAGGGTGCGCAGATCATCGGCTTCCAGGAAGTCTTCAACGCCCCCTACTTCTGCCAGGTCCAGGAGCCCGAGCACTACCGCTGGGCCGAGGCCGTCCCCGACGGCCCCACCGTCCGGCGGATGCAGGACCTCGCCCGCGAGACCGGCATGGTGATCGTCGTACCGGTCTTCGAGCTGGAGTCCGAGGGCTTCTACTACAACACCGCCGCGGTCATCGACGCCGACGGCAGCTACCTCGGCAAGTACCGCAAGCACCACATTCCCCAGGTCAGGGGTTTCTGGGAGAAGTACTACTTCCGCCCGGGAAACCTCGGATTCCCCGTCTTCGACACCGCCGTCGGCCGGATCGGCGTCTACATCTGCTACGACCGGCACTTCCCGGAGGGCTGGCGCGAACTGGGGCTGGCCGGAGCCCAGTTGGTATACAACCCCTCCGCCACCTCCCGCGGCCTGTCCGGGTACCTGTGGCAGCTGGAGCAGCCCGCCTCCGCCGTGGCCAACGAGTACTTCGTCGCCGCCATCAACCGCGTCGGCCAGGAGGAGTACGGCGACAACGACTTCTACGGCACCAGCTACTTCGTCGATCCGCGCGGGCAGTTCGTCGGGGAGGTCGCCAGCGACAAGGAAGAGGAACTCCTCGTCCGCGACCTCGACTTCGACCTCATCAAGGAGGTCCGCGACCAGTGGGCCTTCTACCGCGACCGCCGCCCCGACGCCTACGGAGGACTCGTACAGCCGTGA
- a CDS encoding aspartate aminotransferase family protein: protein MTNPIPLHSRHRSALPDWLALYYDRPIELTHGEGRHVWDADGNRYLDFFGGILTTMTAHALPEVTKAVSEQAGRIIHSSTLYLNRPMIELAERVSALSGIPDARVFFTTSGTEANDTALLLATTYRRSNQILAMRNSYHGRSFSTVSITGNRGWSPTSLSPLQTYYVHGAVRTRGPFAHLDDTAFTAAAVADLEDVLGQARGGVAALIAEPVQGVGGFTSPPDGLYGSFREVLDRHGILWISDEVQTGWGRTGEHFWGWQAHAQNGPPDIITFAKGIGNGMSIGGVVARAEVMNCLDSNSISTFGGSPVTMAAGVANLAYLLEHDLQGNARRVGGLLLERLRAIAATVPAVREVRGRGLMAGLELTKPGTDQADPDAAAAVLEAARAGGLLLGKGGGHNTSVLRIAPPLSLTVAEAEEGAEILAEALRSID from the coding sequence GTGACCAACCCGATCCCCCTGCACAGCCGGCACCGCTCCGCCCTGCCCGACTGGCTCGCGCTCTACTACGACCGCCCCATCGAACTCACCCACGGCGAGGGCCGCCACGTCTGGGACGCGGACGGCAACCGCTACCTGGACTTCTTCGGCGGCATCCTCACCACGATGACCGCCCACGCCCTGCCCGAGGTCACCAAGGCCGTCTCCGAACAGGCCGGGCGGATCATCCACTCCTCCACCCTCTACCTCAACCGCCCGATGATCGAACTGGCCGAGCGCGTCTCGGCGTTGTCCGGCATCCCCGACGCCCGGGTCTTCTTCACCACCTCCGGCACCGAGGCCAACGACACCGCCCTGCTGCTCGCGACGACGTACCGCCGCTCCAACCAGATCCTGGCGATGCGCAACAGCTACCACGGCCGGTCCTTCTCCACCGTCTCGATCACCGGCAACCGCGGCTGGTCCCCGACCAGCCTCTCGCCGCTCCAGACGTACTACGTCCACGGCGCGGTCCGCACCCGCGGCCCCTTCGCCCACCTCGACGACACCGCCTTCACCGCCGCGGCCGTCGCCGACCTGGAAGACGTACTCGGCCAGGCGCGCGGCGGGGTCGCCGCGCTCATCGCCGAACCGGTGCAGGGCGTGGGCGGGTTCACCTCACCGCCCGACGGGCTCTACGGGTCCTTCCGCGAGGTCCTCGACCGGCACGGCATCCTCTGGATCAGCGACGAGGTGCAGACCGGCTGGGGGCGTACCGGCGAGCACTTCTGGGGCTGGCAGGCCCACGCCCAGAACGGCCCGCCGGACATCATCACCTTCGCCAAGGGCATCGGCAACGGCATGTCCATCGGCGGAGTCGTGGCCCGCGCCGAGGTGATGAACTGCCTCGACTCCAACTCCATCTCCACCTTCGGCGGTTCACCGGTCACCATGGCCGCCGGCGTCGCCAACCTCGCCTACCTCCTCGAACACGACCTCCAGGGCAACGCCCGCCGCGTCGGCGGCCTGCTCCTGGAGCGGCTGCGGGCCATCGCCGCGACCGTGCCCGCCGTACGGGAAGTACGCGGCCGGGGCCTGATGGCCGGCCTGGAGCTGACGAAACCCGGCACCGACCAGGCCGACCCGGACGCGGCCGCCGCCGTACTGGAGGCAGCCCGGGCCGGCGGCCTGCTGCTCGGCAAGGGCGGCGGCCACAACACCAGCGTGCTGCGCATCGCGCCGCCGCTCTCCCTCACCGTCGCCGAGGCGGAAGAGGGCGCCGAGATCCTCGCCGAGGCCCTCAGAAGCATCGACTGA